One Triticum dicoccoides isolate Atlit2015 ecotype Zavitan chromosome 5B, WEW_v2.0, whole genome shotgun sequence genomic window carries:
- the LOC119306290 gene encoding uncharacterized protein LOC119306290, whose translation MPSWNDGDESSDDSMGGNLMDMEYFDTPDTIPEPLWCGAPMEEVSKCTLHHMKPRKCVAFEGANTGRRFYGCPVQGGVNCGVVQWVDPAWPDVLKNCLIKLWEMFHEQNLGRIQDKHAYEDEVAKLKKDYDHLCTEYHKMVDDVSKMFDWQDGVGKIDYQKAMDAEKFEKQKEELELEMKMEKLRLAKEQRCILQAQADIIHNTRKAMKEIKVDRDLLAQEKTELEKVVADLLNAGHGSKEKLEKIKAILEA comes from the exons ATGCCTTCTTGGAATGATGGGGATGAGAGCTCCGACGACAGCATGGGGGGCAACCTGATGGACATGGAGTACTTT GACACACCTGACACCATCCCTGAGCCACTCTGGTGTGGTGCTCCCATGGAGGAAGTTTCCAAGTGTACTCTGCACCATATGAAGCCTAGGAAGTGTGTTGCTTTTGAAGGTGCTAACACTGGGAGGAGGTTCTATGGATGCCCTGTTCAG GGAGGTGTGAATTGTGGTGTAGTTCAGTGGGTTGATCCTGCCTGGCCTGATGTACTTAAGAACTGCCTCATCAAGTTGTGGGAAATGTTCCATGAGCAAAACCTTGGAAGGATTCAAGACAAGCATGCATATGAGGATGAGGTTGCCAAGTTGAAGAAGGACTATGATCATCTCTGCACTGAGTATCATAAAATGGTTGATGATGTTAGCAAGATGTTTGACTGGCAGGATGGTGTTGGCAAGATTGACTACCAAAAAGCAATGGATGCTGAGAAATTTGAGAAGCAGAAGGAAGAGCTAGAGCTGGAGATGAAGATGGAGAAGCTAAGGCTAGCAAAAGAACAGAGGTGTATCCTTCAGGCCCAGGCAGACATAATTCACAACACCAGGAAGGCAATGAAAGAGATAAAGGTGGACAGGGATCTTCTTGCACAAGAGAAGACAGAGCTTGAGAAAGTAGTTGCTGATCTGCTGAATGCTGGCCATGGGAGCAAGGAAAAGCTTgagaaaatcaaggccatactggaggCTTGA